One Thermoplasmata archaeon genomic window, TGCCCTTGCTGATTCGAGCATCGCCTACGCCGACCTTGACGGGCATCTAGAGCTCGCATCAGACCCATGCAGGGGCGGTGTTCGCACCGCACGTGGGGAGAACAGCGTGCCCGCCCACCCGGGACTGGGGCTCGGAATCGTGGCGCCAAATTAATTCTGAACGCGCGGGTTTAAAGAGTTGAATCGATGGGCAAGTTTATATTATATTAAATCAATATACATTTTGATGCATGATGGGAGCACTGAGGGAGCGAAACCTGTGAGGAAATTCCTTTTCGTCTCTTTCGAAGGGCTGATTCACGACCTGGCCTGGCAGATATCGAAGGAGGGCCATCTGGTGAAGTACTGCATTTTGGATAAAGCGGAGAAGGACATCGCTGATGGCTTCGTGGACAAGGTCGATAACTGGGAAGAGTATGTGGACTGGGCGGATGTTGTGGTCTTCGATGACATTGGCTTTGGCGAAGTCGCGGACAAACTGCGCGCCCAGGGGAAACCTGTGATTGGAGGAACGCCCTATACCGACAGGCTCGAGGACGACCGGAACTTCGGCCAGGACGAGATGAAGGCCGCGGGCATAAGCATATTGCCACACTGGGACTTCACCTCTTTTGACGACGCACTAAAATTCCTGAAGGAAAACCCCGGCAGGTATGTAATTAAGCCCTCCGGGAAAGCCCAGAACGAGAAGGAGCTATGCTATGTGGGTCAGGATGAGGACGGAAAGGACATCATAGAGATACTCGAGCTCTACAAGACCTCATGGGGCACCAGGATGAAGGAGTTCCAGCTTCAGAAGTTCGCTTCTGGTGTGGAGGTGGCAGTGGGGGCATTCTTTAACGGCTCGGACTTCATCTACCCGATCAACGTGAACTTCGAGCACAAGAGGATGTTTCCCGGAGACATCGGACCCAATACCGGCGAGATGGGCACCTCAATGTTCTGGACGCAGAGGAACAAAATATTCGACGAGACCCTCCTGAAAATGAAGGAAAAGCTGGCGGCGGCAAAGTACGTGGGCTATGTCGACATCAACTGTATTGCCAACGTCAGGGGAATCTACCCGCTCGAGTTCACCACCCGGTTCGGATACCCGACCATTAACATCCAGATGGAGGGCGTCCTGAGCGAGTGGGGCGAGTTTCTCTACGGTCTCGCGAGGGGAGAGAAACCGGAGCTGAAGGTCAAAAGGGGCTTTCAGGTTGGCGTCGTCGTCGCAGTTCCCCCCTTTCCCTTCACAGACCCGCAGGCGTTCAAGAAATACTCGGAGGACGCAGCGATAATCATAAAGAAGAGCACAGAGGGAATTCACATCGGCGACGTCAAGTGCGTGGACGGGAAATGGCGACTAGCCGGTCACTCGGGCTACGCCTTGATAGTCACGGGCTCGGGTAGTACGATGGCGGACGCGCGCAGGGTCGCCTACAACCGAGTCGCCAATATACACATACCAAATATGTTCTACAGAACGGACATAGGAGAGAAATGGACGGAGGACTCGGACAGGCTCCAGACCTGGGGCTATCTATACTGATGAGCCCTGATGAGCCGCAGAAGCACCTTTCAGGCCCCCTCTCCGGGCAAGGAGTGTCCGGGCATCCCATCGCCCCCTGGGTCCCCTGAGGCAGTCTCCCGGTTTGAATTACTCCAGCCAGACTCACTACGCCCTCTCGCATTTCCCCCGCAGCCGAATTCAATCCGGGTGTCTGTGTCTTGAGCCTCCCAGCAGGATACCGCTCTTCTTGAGCCTCTCCAGCTCCTCGGGGGTGTGCTCATGAATAAGGAGATGAATGTGCCCCCCGCCCGCCTCGATGGCCCTGCTCAGCTCCTCCATGGCATGCTCCATTGAGAGAGGGAGGTTGGGGCAGTCGTACCCGAACGCCCGGAGCACTCTGAAGAGTCTTGTGACCTCCGGAATATCGAGGTTGTTTCGCTGGAGGAGGGCCTCGTCAAGGAAAATCTCGCGCAGGCTTCCCTCCCCCACAACGCGCTTGTTCAGAACATAGGCCCGGTCAGCAAGCTCTGCCACCGCTGCAACATCATGGGATGCCGTCACGATTGTGCATCCATACTTGTTTAGGCCGTTGATCAGGTCAATTAACTCCCGGCGGCTCCGCGGGTCCAGAGTGGCGGTGGGCTCGTCGAGAAGAAGGAGCTCAGGGTTCATCGCAAGAAGGCCGGCAATCGCCACTCGCTTTTTCTCCCCCAGGCTTAGCTTCTGTGGCACGCGATTCTCGTAGCCCCTCAGGCCCGTGCGCTCGATGGCGCGCTCCACTGCCCCCCTCACCTTCTCCGCGGGAAGCCCCTGGTTGAGAGGGCCGAACGCGATATCGTCCCACACTCTGGGCATTATCAGTTGGTCGTCCGGGTCCTGGAAGAGAATTCCAACCTTTCCACGCAGCGCTTCGGCCCCCCTTCTCCCAAGCTCCCTGCCGAGAACCCGGACAGTCCCAGAACCCGCGGGCCTCAGACCGGCGAGAATATGCAGCAATGTGGATTTTCCAGCGCCGTTGGGGCCGAGAATCGCCACGCGCTCACCACGCGCTATCGAGAGGTTGAGGTCCCTGAGGGCCGGTGTGCCGTCCTCGTATGTGTAAGAGACCCCAATGGCCTCGACTACAGGGTCAGCCATCTCAGACCCCCTCTGTCCGCGTAGAGTAGAAATACCGAGAGTGCCACCAGTGCCGCCGAGAAAAGGACCTCGGCAGCCCCGACGGGGCGGGCGTTGAGCGTTCTTATCCTACCATCGAAGCCCCGGACTCGGAGTGCCTCCCCTAGCCGAGTGCCGCGGTGGTAAGCTCTGAAGAGCACCATACCGGCCGTGAAGGAGAGGAGCCTCATCCCCGAGCGGTCGAGAAGGTGCCTACCCTTTTGGGCCCCACGGGCTCTCCGGGCAAGGGAGAGCCTTCCAAGCTCATCGGAAAAAATAGAAATGTACCTGTGGGTGAAGAGCAGTAATGCGACAAAGACTAAGGGAACACGCAGAGCCTGTAGTCCCTTCAGGATTTCGAAGAAGGGCGTTGTGCACGACAAGACCAAGAGCGCGAGCACGGAGGCCGAGACCCTAAGCAGCATCGCTACGGCAGCGGGAACGCCGGAGTGCATGAGAGCGCTGAGCGAGGCCAGAAGAACAAATGGAAAAGCAAGAGCATACCTTTTTGCAAAATGACTCACCGGGACCCCTGAGAGGGCTGCGAGAAATAGGGCGTAAACCAGCGCTGCTGCCAAGGCTGGTAGCCCTGTCAGGAAAGCCACCGCCGCGACAAATATAATCACCGAAATGAGCTTGGTCCTCGCATCCAAACAGCCAAAGCTCGACTTGGCCGCGTGGGTATCAGAGTTAATGAAGCTCATTGACCTTTCTTCCTTAGAACCCAGCCAACGGCAAAGGTGAGCGCAAAGACGGTTGCGAAGCCCAGAAGACCCATCGCCAAAGCGACAGGGTAGCTCTCACCATAATCTAGAGGAGCCCGATACACGGGTTCCGGCTCCTCGAATCCTGCGCCCTCCATCGTCCTCTCGAGCCCGTCCCCGTAGGGGGCGGAGAATATAAAGAATAGGACCAGTCCGATCGCGAAGGCGGCCAGAATCACTGCCACTGCCTTCACAAACCCTAGAAGCACTTTTCTCCCTATCATTTCCATCAACCATCCGCCTCCCTTAACAATCCCCGTTCACTCGCGCCTCCTGGACAAGCTGAGCGACAGCGCGGCGACTCACGAGCACCTCCGGCGCCACCTGTGCGAGGAATGACAGAACGCCGACAGTGATGAGCGCCTCCCCAACGCCGATCACAGCGTGGTATAGTGTCATCGCAGGAATCGCGAGCTGCGGCGCTATCCCGTAGACTCCACCGCTCAGGGCGTAGCTCAGGACGAGCTCGAGCGAGCAGGCAAATGCTCCCATGAACACCGCTAGCCAGGAGGCCGCGAAGACGCCGGCAAGGTGATAGCGCCTAGGGAAGAAACGCCAAACATAGTATCCCGTGAGACAGCCAATAAGACCCATGTTGACGAAGTTGAGGCCAAGCGCAATAACACCGCCGTCGCCGAAGAGGAGGCACTGAATGACAAGGATGACACTCATAACGACCATCCCTGCCCATGGGCCAAGAAGAATTGAAGCAAGCGCTGCACCAACAAGATGTCCAGTAGTCCCACCACCGATAGGAAAGTTGAGCATCTGTGCCACGAAAATCCCCGCGGCTAGGACTGCCATAAGAGGAAGCCAAGCTTCTTCCACTCTTTTATTAACAATCTTTATAACGAACGTAAAAACAATAAGTGCTACCAGCCATCCAGCACCAGCAACCAAGGGGTCCATGAGGCCATCAGGAATATGCATAAAATCTCACCCAGTAGCACGATTTTTTTTTTCGTGCTACCGTATGCCTGAGTCATTATAAATATGTTTTGGTTTCTGAGCGTAATTTTCTGCTCCATCCTGCCTCATCTTCTCGAAAATGACGATAGCAGCAGCGGCCGAGACGCCGAGGCTTTTCATTCTACCCTTCATCGGTATTCTTACAAGCCTGTCGCACATAGCAGCGGCCGCCGTACTGATCCCTTTATCCTCCCCCCCGAAGACGAGCGCAACCGAGCCCCTCAGATTCTCGTTAAAGACGCTCCTCTCCGCTCTGTTGTCGGCACCGACGACCCAAAGACCTCTCTTTTTAATCAGCTGGAGGGCACGGAGGGTTGAGGGCACGGAGACAACCTTTATGTGCTCTGTGGCACCCGCAGACGCCTTGCGCACTACGGGCGTTATCCCTGCCGCTCGCCTCTCCGGAATCACGATACCGTGCGCCCCTGCGGCCTCGGCGGACCGTATTATCGCACCGAGGTTCTGTGGATCCTCTACGCCATCTAAAAGCACTATGAAGGGCTCTTCTTTCCTTTTGGCGGCCTCCGCAAAGATATCCTCGATGGTGGATGGAGGGCGGGCGGGAGCCACCGCAACAATGCCCTGATGGCCGCCCCTGCCCACAAGAGAATCGAGGGCTGCCCTCTCAGCGAAAACCACCTCAATGCCCCTGCGCCTCGCCTCCCTGAGCAGCGGGTCCTGGGCCCTCTTGCTCTCTCTCGACACGATTATCCGCTCAAGCTGCCGTCCCGCGCGAAGGGCCTCGGCGACCGCGTTTCTCCCGGGAATCAGCTCATTGGGCACGCTGGGGCTATTGGTGTGGCGATTTAAGAATTGTGCCTGCGTCCTTTCGAATGTAACCGAAGAGCACCGGGAGTGCCCTTTCTACCCTATTTGGAAGGAACGCTCTGTATGTCTTTCCCTCGCTGGAATGGATTAGTGTGGGCTCTCCGAACTGACTGCCGTCTATGTACCCGACTTTGAGCAAGTCCAGTTGAAGATAGCGTTTCTTGAGCAGCCCCGTGCAGAGCATCAGCCTTCTTTCATTGAAGAAGATACCGGAAACGTTCAGACGCACCAGAAACCAGCCCATAGCACCAATTACCCCGATTATGAAAGCGGCTGATATTGCTGCAAACCTCAGCATATTAACATCTCCTGATAGTTCAGGCACGAATGGAAAAAGCGTGGTCATCAAAAAACCCGAGCACGAGGAACCCGTCGCTAGTCCTCACTTCGGCCCTGGTTCTTTGCCACCGCCCTTCCAAGGGCGTGTCGTTTGAGATATCGCCCCGCTCTACCATGTGAGCGACTACACGGGGGTCGTCCAATCCCGCCGGGTCCTCGAAGGGAATTCCTACTCTAAGCAGCTCCTCGGATATCGCATTGAACGCCTCTTCCAGCCACTCACCTGGACAGATATCCATTCAATCGCCGATGTTGTACTTCTTCCCGGTTCTGGATTTCAGCCCGAGACCTTTGACGGGGATGCCATCCGCAACTGGCTAGTGGATGGAGTATCCGAGCCTGATATCCCTCCATACTAGGCGCCATCGAAGCCTCCCCGAAACGAACAAGTACACCCCGAAGTCGTCTATCCAGAACGTTTTTTTAAGAGAATATAGAAGAAGGACCTGGCGAACTAGGTACTGCCCTCCAGTGAAAAGAGGAGCGAGGGGGCTGTCAGCCAGAGGAAAGACCAGCCGGTGTCGAGTAATAGATATATGAGAAACCAATCGGCACAGAGCGCTATGCCAAAGATAAAAATTGCACTGGGCAGCTCACTGGCGCGGCTGGATAAAGTACGCGCCCGCCTGCCACTCCACTGGGCTCGACGATATGGACGCGAGAATACGAGAGTATCAACCTCTCCGAGGTAATGAAAAAACCCAAATCCATCCAGGGCGTTCCGGTGTGCGGGAATTTCATGAAGGTCGTCGCCGGCTCCGCATCGAAGCATCTGGGGAGGTTCGTAGCGGGGGCTCTCGGGGCACAGCTCGTGGAGGTCCAAGTGAAGCGCTTCCCTGACGACGAGTGCTATGTGCGCATCATGGAGAATTTGGACGGGGAGGAAGTCGTACTCGTCCAGACGACCTACCCTGACAGGAACTTTGTCGAGGCCCTGCTCCTTCAGGACGCGATTCGGGAGTTCAAAGTGAGGAGGCTGATAACGGTTGTCCCCTACATGGCCTACGCTCGCCAGGACAAGAAGTTCAACGACGGCGAACCAATAAGCGCCCGGGCTATGGCCCGAGCCCTGTCGACACACTCGGACGGCGTCGTTCTGGTTGATGTCCATGACCAGAGGATAACGGACTTCTTCACCGTGCCGACAATCAATGTCTCGGCAATGCCTCAGATAGGGGAATATCTGGCGAGGAGCGCGAAGGTGGACCTAGTGGTGGCTCCCGACGATGGCGCAATGGACAAGGCCCAAGCAGTAGCGGGGGTGCTGGACTGCAACTGGTCTTGGCTCGAGAAGAAGAGAATCGACGGCTCCACTGTGGAGATAGCGCCCAAGCACGTCGAGGCAAAGGACAAGAGCATAGTCATAGTGGACGACATAATCGCCACTGGCGGGACCATTTTGACGGCCACAAAGCACCTGAAGCTCCAGGGGGCGAAAGGGGTGATAGCGGCCTGCACCCACGGCCTCTTCACCGGCGGGGCCCTCCCCAGGCTGAGGGAGGCCTGCGACTATGTACTTTCCTCCGACACCATTGAGAACGAGACGAGCATAGTTAGCGCAGGGCCGGAGGTGGCGAGGGGAGTTCAGAAGCTACTCGTGAAGTAGCGGGACCTGAAGGGGAGAAGAGGCCGGAAGGGAATTCCTTATTAGACCCTTCCATCATCACCCGCTTCGGGGACTGGAATGGGGGGAGAAAAGAGAACACCAATCAATGTCTGTTCACCGATAGAGCGGGTCAGGGATTTTCGCGAGGTGGTCAAGGGGTACTCAAGAGAGGAGGCAATCGAGGAGGCAAAGCGGTGCCTGAAGTGCAAAAAGCCCGCCTGCGTCCCCTCCTGTCCTGTCGGCCAGAGGATACCGGAGTATATAGCGGCCATCGCCGAGGGAAATTTTGACAAGGCGCTTGGAATAATCATGGAGAACAACCCCCTCCCAGGCGTCTGCGGCCGGGTCTGCACTAAAAAGTGCGAAACGACCTGCGTCCGGGGCAAGAAGGGTGAGCCCATAGCCATCCATCTCCTCAAAAGGGCTGCGGCCGACTTCGGGAAGGTAGAGCTGAGGCCCCCGGCCGCAACTGGTAAGAGGGTGGCCGTCGTGGGCTCGGGTCCGGCGGGCCTCGCTCTCTCGTTCAAACTCGCTCTCCGGGGACATGGGGTGACGATTTTCGAACAAAAGCCGGTCGCTGGAGGAATGATGGCCCTGTGCATCCCGCCCTACCGCCTTCCACGCGATGTGCTGGATGCGGACATCAGGCGCATAACCGACCTGGGGGTAAATATCCAGCTCAACTCTCCAATCAACAGGGAGCGCGGGGTGGACGAGCTGTTCGCGGAGGGCTACGACGCCGTATTTCTAGGGCTGGGAACTCTCAAGCCAAAGAGCCTCGGAATTCCGGGGGAGGAGCTGGAGGGCGTGGAGCACGTGATACCCTTCTTAGAAAGTGTGAACCTGCGAGGTAGGACGAAGGTTGGAAAACGGGTGGCAGTGGTTGGGGCTGGCTACTCGGCCATGGATGCCGTGAGGACTGCCCGCCGGCTCGGAGCGGAGGCCTTCATTGTTTACCGGAGGATGAGAGAGCAGATGCCGGCCTCGCAGGAGGAGGTGCGCGAGGCCGAGGAGGAGGGCTGCAGCCTGAACCTACTCGTCAACCCCATCCGTGTGTTGGGAAAGGATGGAAAAGTCGCAGGCCTCGAGTGCGTGAGAATGGAACTCGGGCCCCCCGACAACAGCGGCAGGCCCGCTCCAATTCCCATTAAAGGTTCGGAGTTCAGAATCGAGTGCGATATGCTGATTCAGGCGATAAGCCAGGAGCCGGATCTGTCGGGTTTCAAACCGGGCGAGTTCCGTCTAACAAAATGGAACACGCTCGAGGTCTCAGAGACCATGCAGACCAGTAGGAGGGGGGTCTGGGCGGCCGGTGACGTCGTCACTGGACCCCAGACAATTGCAGCGGCCATAGCTGGTGCGAACAGGGCGGCGGAGGACATTCTGCATTTTCTGAAAGGCGCCTGAGCGTTGGTCCCCTTTATCGCCGGTGGAGAACCAAAATAGCAAAATAGCCCCGGCCCGTATAAGGATGGTGATGCCTTTCCACCTGCTATCTGGGAGGCGCAGGATGCTCCTCACCATTATTATAGCAGGGGTCTTGATAGTGGCGGGAACGGCGCTCGTGCTCAGACCCGGTGGACCCTTTCTGCCGGCCCCAGCGCCCGCTACGATGAAATATCCCATTCCACCCCCAAATGTCCCAGTAACGACAAGGCCACGTGACAACAATGAGCCCACAATCGCGATAAACCCTCTTGACCCCAAGAACATGGTCGCGGGCTCCAACGACTACAACACACCCACGGGCGATAGCTGGCCTGGCTTTTACACGACCCATGACGGAGGGCTTACCTGGAAGGAGGACCTCATACCCGGCTATCCCTTCGGCCCACCCTCCCAGCTTACCGGCTTCAGGGGCGGAGGCGACCCCGTAGTTGTGGCGGACAACAGGGGCAATTTCTACTATGCAGGAATTGCTTTCAAGCGGGCCGTCAACCCCCTCAACCCTATCGGCTTTGGAATCAACCTCGGTCTGGCGAACTGCGTGTTTGTGGCCAAGTCCACAGATGGAGGAGATTCCTTCCCACAGGTAGTTATTGTTTGGGCCGCGCTAGAGAACCTAGTTCGCTTCAACGATAAGGAGTGGATTGCGGTTGACCCGAATAACGGCAATGTATATCTGGTCTGGGCAATATTCACAGGCATGATGACTTCTCGCCTCCTTTTCAGCAGGAGTACGGACGGTGGGAAGAGCTGGTCCCTTCCCATAGTTATATCGGAGACCACATCTGGGGAGATAAACATACAGGGCTCCGCCGTCGTCGTGGACAGGGATAGCACAATTCATGTCACATGGATAGATTTCTCCAGCAGGAACGTCCGCTACGCCCGGTCCACCGACATGGGCCAGAGCTTCTCCGAGCCGATAAATGTGGCGCCCATTGTCCCCCTCCCCTCCACCCTCCCCAACGGGAACTACAGAACCCCGACGATGACAATGCTGGCGGTGGACACCAGCGACACCAACACCACAGGAAGCCTCTACGTCACATGGGCCGATTATGGAGCCGGGGACGCGGACGTCCTATTAGCATACAGCCGGGACCACGGGATGAGCTGGCGGGGCCCCATAAGGGTGAACAACGACACCGAGGGCAACGGGGCGGACCAGTTCTTCCCCGCGGTGGCGGTGTCCGCGGAGGGCTGGGTCCACGTCGGCTTCTACGACCGCCGCACAGACCCCAACAACACGCTCCTCGAGTACTGGTGGGCTATCTCTTTCGATGGTGGCGAAAGCTTTCCCATCAATATTCCAATGAGCGATTCATCATTCAATGGCGACTGGAGCCGGACCGGAGACAACGATTTCATAGGCGACTACACAACGCTTGTGGCGGAGGGCCCGGTGGTGGCTGGTGTCTGGTGCGATACTAGGGAGGGGAGCGAAACCGCAGGCGACAGTGAGATATATGCCGCCATCGTCGAGTACCGGACGCTTCTGAAGGCCTGCGACCTTGGCGTGAAGGTGCCTTGGACCGACGTCCCAGTAAAGGAGGAGTGAGAAGAGGAGATGTGGAAAGATGATGATAAAGAGAGTGAGGAAGGGGTTGCTCGTGTTAGTCCTTTTACTAATTGTTGGACTCATGCTCGGCTTCCTTATTGCGACCCCA contains:
- the rlmB gene encoding 23S rRNA (guanosine(2251)-2'-O)-methyltransferase RlmB; translated protein: MPNELIPGRNAVAEALRAGRQLERIIVSRESKRAQDPLLREARRRGIEVVFAERAALDSLVGRGGHQGIVAVAPARPPSTIEDIFAEAAKRKEEPFIVLLDGVEDPQNLGAIIRSAEAAGAHGIVIPERRAAGITPVVRKASAGATEHIKVVSVPSTLRALQLIKKRGLWVVGADNRAERSVFNENLRGSVALVFGGEDKGISTAAAAMCDRLVRIPMKGRMKSLGVSAAAAIVIFEKMRQDGAENYAQKPKHIYNDSGIR
- a CDS encoding ABC transporter ATP-binding protein, which codes for MADPVVEAIGVSYTYEDGTPALRDLNLSIARGERVAILGPNGAGKSTLLHILAGLRPAGSGTVRVLGRELGRRGAEALRGKVGILFQDPDDQLIMPRVWDDIAFGPLNQGLPAEKVRGAVERAIERTGLRGYENRVPQKLSLGEKKRVAIAGLLAMNPELLLLDEPTATLDPRSRRELIDLINGLNKYGCTIVTASHDVAAVAELADRAYVLNKRVVGEGSLREIFLDEALLQRNNLDIPEVTRLFRVLRAFGYDCPNLPLSMEHAMEELSRAIEAGGGHIHLLIHEHTPEELERLKKSGILLGGSRHRHPD
- a CDS encoding sialidase family protein; amino-acid sequence: MVMPFHLLSGRRRMLLTIIIAGVLIVAGTALVLRPGGPFLPAPAPATMKYPIPPPNVPVTTRPRDNNEPTIAINPLDPKNMVAGSNDYNTPTGDSWPGFYTTHDGGLTWKEDLIPGYPFGPPSQLTGFRGGGDPVVVADNRGNFYYAGIAFKRAVNPLNPIGFGINLGLANCVFVAKSTDGGDSFPQVVIVWAALENLVRFNDKEWIAVDPNNGNVYLVWAIFTGMMTSRLLFSRSTDGGKSWSLPIVISETTSGEINIQGSAVVVDRDSTIHVTWIDFSSRNVRYARSTDMGQSFSEPINVAPIVPLPSTLPNGNYRTPTMTMLAVDTSDTNTTGSLYVTWADYGAGDADVLLAYSRDHGMSWRGPIRVNNDTEGNGADQFFPAVAVSAEGWVHVGFYDRRTDPNNTLLEYWWAISFDGGESFPINIPMSDSSFNGDWSRTGDNDFIGDYTTLVAEGPVVAGVWCDTREGSETAGDSEIYAAIVEYRTLLKACDLGVKVPWTDVPVKEE
- a CDS encoding ribose-phosphate diphosphokinase gives rise to the protein MKKPKSIQGVPVCGNFMKVVAGSASKHLGRFVAGALGAQLVEVQVKRFPDDECYVRIMENLDGEEVVLVQTTYPDRNFVEALLLQDAIREFKVRRLITVVPYMAYARQDKKFNDGEPISARAMARALSTHSDGVVLVDVHDQRITDFFTVPTINVSAMPQIGEYLARSAKVDLVVAPDDGAMDKAQAVAGVLDCNWSWLEKKRIDGSTVEIAPKHVEAKDKSIVIVDDIIATGGTILTATKHLKLQGAKGVIAACTHGLFTGGALPRLREACDYVLSSDTIENETSIVSAGPEVARGVQKLLVK
- a CDS encoding NAD(P)-dependent oxidoreductase, with product MGGEKRTPINVCSPIERVRDFREVVKGYSREEAIEEAKRCLKCKKPACVPSCPVGQRIPEYIAAIAEGNFDKALGIIMENNPLPGVCGRVCTKKCETTCVRGKKGEPIAIHLLKRAAADFGKVELRPPAATGKRVAVVGSGPAGLALSFKLALRGHGVTIFEQKPVAGGMMALCIPPYRLPRDVLDADIRRITDLGVNIQLNSPINRERGVDELFAEGYDAVFLGLGTLKPKSLGIPGEELEGVEHVIPFLESVNLRGRTKVGKRVAVVGAGYSAMDAVRTARRLGAEAFIVYRRMREQMPASQEEVREAEEEGCSLNLLVNPIRVLGKDGKVAGLECVRMELGPPDNSGRPAPIPIKGSEFRIECDMLIQAISQEPDLSGFKPGEFRLTKWNTLEVSETMQTSRRGVWAAGDVVTGPQTIAAAIAGANRAAEDILHFLKGA
- a CDS encoding energy-coupling factor transporter transmembrane component T, giving the protein MSFINSDTHAAKSSFGCLDARTKLISVIIFVAAVAFLTGLPALAAALVYALFLAALSGVPVSHFAKRYALAFPFVLLASLSALMHSGVPAAVAMLLRVSASVLALLVLSCTTPFFEILKGLQALRVPLVFVALLLFTHRYISIFSDELGRLSLARRARGAQKGRHLLDRSGMRLLSFTAGMVLFRAYHRGTRLGEALRVRGFDGRIRTLNARPVGAAEVLFSAALVALSVFLLYADRGGLRWLTL
- a CDS encoding phosphoribosylglycinamide synthetase C domain-containing protein: MHDGSTEGAKPVRKFLFVSFEGLIHDLAWQISKEGHLVKYCILDKAEKDIADGFVDKVDNWEEYVDWADVVVFDDIGFGEVADKLRAQGKPVIGGTPYTDRLEDDRNFGQDEMKAAGISILPHWDFTSFDDALKFLKENPGRYVIKPSGKAQNEKELCYVGQDEDGKDIIEILELYKTSWGTRMKEFQLQKFASGVEVAVGAFFNGSDFIYPINVNFEHKRMFPGDIGPNTGEMGTSMFWTQRNKIFDETLLKMKEKLAAAKYVGYVDINCIANVRGIYPLEFTTRFGYPTINIQMEGVLSEWGEFLYGLARGEKPELKVKRGFQVGVVVAVPPFPFTDPQAFKKYSEDAAIIIKKSTEGIHIGDVKCVDGKWRLAGHSGYALIVTGSGSTMADARRVAYNRVANIHIPNMFYRTDIGEKWTEDSDRLQTWGYLY
- a CDS encoding energy-coupling factor ABC transporter permease; its protein translation is MDPLVAGAGWLVALIVFTFVIKIVNKRVEEAWLPLMAVLAAGIFVAQMLNFPIGGGTTGHLVGAALASILLGPWAGMVVMSVILVIQCLLFGDGGVIALGLNFVNMGLIGCLTGYYVWRFFPRRYHLAGVFAASWLAVFMGAFACSLELVLSYALSGGVYGIAPQLAIPAMTLYHAVIGVGEALITVGVLSFLAQVAPEVLVSRRAVAQLVQEARVNGDC
- a CDS encoding cobalt transporter; its protein translation is MEMIGRKVLLGFVKAVAVILAAFAIGLVLFFIFSAPYGDGLERTMEGAGFEEPEPVYRAPLDYGESYPVALAMGLLGFATVFALTFAVGWVLRKKGQ